One Dialister invisus DSM 15470 genomic region harbors:
- a CDS encoding M48 family metallopeptidase, with translation MKKTSLSFMITAGILGGIFTFSVSPHLADAFDLSGTLGAVIGGAQQYRQIDAYMDHINNTDDGRNEYFQALIKDLGVSDNDYYARLLDDIMGRLTQGIGASDPSIYNKPYLYFLNADQTFNASCGLGHVMTVNEGIFNLSENIDEIAVVIAHEMGHGQKDHVLHGTRKKLKTAIGGTILAGAIGGSAFSDKAMGVLTQHINNVQITKKAEWEADNLAFDYCYQAGYNPGAGAALWERVIEKKGDTAGNFIGEIFSPNDHPGHRERRDNYEKKISALSGGRVTIKNNSDVVQINKKDFLKPAPLADMSSTERKYLVMGNLAAAYDHGQNIYDAYVQNGTVMLGNQAIFTPVSGDISAEEAVAILNQIK, from the coding sequence ATGAAAAAAACTTCACTTTCATTCATGATCACCGCCGGAATATTGGGTGGCATTTTCACCTTTTCCGTTTCTCCCCATTTGGCGGACGCTTTTGATTTAAGCGGCACCCTCGGTGCAGTCATCGGCGGTGCCCAGCAGTACCGCCAAATCGATGCATACATGGATCACATCAACAATACCGATGATGGCCGCAATGAATATTTTCAGGCTCTCATCAAGGACCTGGGTGTATCGGATAATGATTATTACGCCCGTCTTTTGGATGACATTATGGGACGGCTTACCCAAGGCATCGGTGCATCTGATCCTTCTATTTATAACAAACCCTATTTATACTTTTTGAATGCTGATCAGACATTTAATGCGTCCTGCGGTCTTGGTCATGTAATGACGGTGAATGAAGGGATTTTCAATCTGTCGGAAAATATAGACGAAATCGCCGTGGTCATCGCTCATGAGATGGGTCACGGACAGAAAGACCACGTACTTCACGGCACACGAAAAAAATTAAAGACAGCCATTGGCGGCACGATACTTGCCGGCGCCATAGGCGGAAGCGCTTTTTCAGACAAGGCCATGGGAGTGCTTACGCAGCATATTAACAATGTGCAGATCACCAAGAAAGCGGAATGGGAAGCGGATAATCTGGCTTTCGATTATTGTTACCAGGCAGGCTATAATCCGGGTGCAGGCGCAGCTCTATGGGAGCGGGTCATTGAAAAGAAGGGCGATACTGCCGGAAACTTTATCGGTGAAATCTTCTCTCCCAATGACCACCCCGGCCACAGGGAGCGGCGTGATAATTATGAAAAGAAAATCTCCGCACTGTCCGGCGGCCGCGTGACAATCAAGAATAATTCGGATGTAGTACAAATTAATAAAAAGGATTTCCTCAAACCCGCCCCACTTGCCGATATGAGTTCTACAGAAAGGAAATATCTCGTCATGGGCAATCTTGCCGCCGCTTATGATCACGGGCAGAATATTTATGACGCATATGTACAGAACGGTACGGTGATGCTGGGCAACCAGGCGATTTTCACTCCGGTCAGTGGAGATATTTCCGCAGAAGAAGCCGTTGCTATTTTGAACCAGATTAAATAA